A section of the Glandiceps talaboti chromosome 8, keGlaTala1.1, whole genome shotgun sequence genome encodes:
- the LOC144438649 gene encoding uncharacterized protein LOC144438649: protein MTGLRNAISRGLFIVLLQLSILTAVQSAVVADDPGSRYRCHDQGQLHRGSRRIYQGGAYILYRCDVGFSMLGSNLVRCLPTGRWNLPKPLCIGSGCANTEKIDNGSEKAIYGGNIIRYQCHSGYVLRGSSTIYCDGEHWNDTVPECLGTGVTSFAPVSRCPDLGEVRNAVREVYENDGAVIYRCNVGYDIIGSPAVRCQYNGEWTTPKPVCSRDGCDPLPEIRNGYKQILHRGRVTQYKCYSDYKLRGSTFIYCDGRQWNDTAPHCVQPGQETTTDDPTVGPGFTESEISGDVDNLRIEGGTSCSSSTKQPNAGHRYGRKVDSYGNLYYVIIYQCQGGYKLIEGELELYCRNGEWVGQLPVCGPVDPCETNNGGCEHRCQIGDNGRAKCVCSHGYQLIDQRRCIDINECLDNDGHGPCSHICINRKAGFMCTCPQGYKLLSNRLTCEVVLDPCQENNGGCSHECTNVNRHAQCSCPTGYRIGYDRKTCQDVNECAERRAYCYNGGCENTPGSFRCVCNTGFYMASNGHCTDMNECTVNNGECSHECRNSWGSYSCRCPRGYELSEDRHTCQDVNECSNPYYYRQCPYGCENTPGSFHCLCPSGFTASNGINCVDIDECEQNSGRGPCQGKCVNKPGSYACVCDQSGYKLAADGHNCEDIDECQVEDTCHHNCHNLPGGYQCTCNHGFLILPDKKTCEGCRQNSYKSTRANECIECPPNSHTEGLAKTALSDCICNTGFHGDLSEDLTCEDINECETDNYGCFDHCVNTPGGAFCACSVGFRLEEGKVCVDIDECSQNNGGCEQKCQNTEGSFSCSCKDGYTVNPEDPYVCTDINECEHNNGGCDQRCVNFPGGYLCECDDQSIMAEDRTNCESVVCSALAVPPRGKVRPRGICTGENPNKALVVGSVCTFECLKGYLLEGSEKRICENTGRWSGSEATCKPVRCPMVTPPEFGKVLPNSCENTQSQYQTQCIFTCNEGYALVGNRVTKCQHDRTWSKESPTCVRDHGEPTITCPSELTFDLAPGAAFIITSIPSPVANVNTIHVNRATQDATFYPGTTKVHYAALSDDGTKKATCTVDVHVLDKEAPTVEKCPKSFRIETGERYPSEVNWEEPIFTDNVGIIEEWNSRDPGGAFTWGVYNVVYFVRDAANNVAECTFVIEIEPKSCGLPEGPLNGESDCVDWLFGKICDPVCHEGYTFYGGRLRTLYMCGANATWSPSSKAPDCTEYTSVASGDVECPAGAELVTTYSDLHGPACVKCPRGMFLEKDSKKCTPCSIGYYQDEFGKTKCKRCPRRFSTTEEGRISQEDCTESILDEEYSEDDTSGDSQFEMTVAMETK, encoded by the exons ATGACGGGTTTGAGAAATGCAATCTCTAGGGGACTTTTCATAGTGCTTCTCCAACTGTCGATACTTACGGCAGTCCAGTCAGCTGTAGTCG CTGATGACCCGGGGTCAAGATACCGATGTCACGACCAGGGCCAACTCCATCGAGGATCACGTAGAATATACCAGGGAGGGGCATATATCTTGTATCGATGTGACGTCGGATTTTCTATGCTTGGTAGCAACCTGGTTCGTTGCTTGCCAACAGGGAGATGGAACCTACCTAAACCTCTGTGCATAG GCAGTGGTTGTGCGAACACGGAGAAAATTGACAACGGGTCAGAGAAAGCAATATACGGTGGAAACATCATTCGATACCAGTGTCATAGCGGCTACGTACTTCGAGGATCGTCAACTATTTACTGCGATGGTGAGCATTGGAATGATACCGTACCAGAATGTCTTGGTACAGGAGTAACGTCATTTGCTCCGGTCAGTCGCTGTCCTGACCTCGGAGAAGTCAGGAATGCAGTTCGAGAAGTTTACGAAAATGATGGAGCAGTAATTTATCGCTGCAACGTTGGTTATGACATCATTGGTAGCCCAGCAGTTCGATGCCAGTATAATGGAGAATGGACCACCCCAAAACCCGTTTGTTCTC GCGATGGATGTGATCCTTTGCCTGAAATCAGGAATGgatacaaacaaatactacaCCGCGGCAGAGTTACTCAATACAAGTGTTATTCCGACTATAAGCTACGAGGTTCTACCTTCATCTACTGCGACGGCAGGCAGTGGAATGACACAGCCCCACACTGCGTCCAGCCTGGACAAGAAACTACCACAGACGACCCGACCGTCGGGCCAGGGTTCACCGAGTCAGAAATTAGTGGAGACGTCGACAATTTAAGGATTGAAGGTGGGACGTCTTGTTCCTCGTCCACCAAACAGCCGAATGCTGGGCATAGATACGGACGAAAAGTTGACAGTTATGGTAACCTGTATTACGTCATCATTTATCAGTGTCAAGGCGGCTACAAGTTGATAGAAGGAGAACTGGAACTTTACTGCAGGAATGGTGAATGGGTCGGGCAGCTTCCAGTCTGTGGACCAG TGGACCCGTGTGAGACCAATAATGGGGGTTGTGAACATCGCTGTCAAATCGGTGACAACGGTCGAGCAAAATGTGTTTGTAGCCATGGTTACCAACTCATAGATCAGCGTAGATGTATAG ATATCAACGAGTGTTTGGACAATGATGGCCATGGTCCGTGTAGTCATATATGTATCAACAGGAAAGCTGGATTTATGTGTACTTGTCCACAAGGTTACAAATTATTAAGTAATAGACTTACTTGTGAAG TCGTACTGGATCCATGCCAAGAGAATAACGGTGGATGTTCTCATGAATGCACAAATGTAAATCGACATGCCCAATGTAGTTGTCCTACAGGATATCGAATCGGATATGATAGAAAGACATGTCaag ATGTGAATGAGTGTGCTGAGAGACGAGCTTATTGTTATAATGGTGGCTGTGAAAATACACCTGGATCTTTCCGATGTGTTTGTAATACAGGTTTTTATATGGCTTCTAATGGACATTGTACAG atatgaatgaatgtacagtaAATAATGGTGAATGTAGTCACGAGTGCCGTAATTCGTGGGGTAGTTACTCTTGTCGTTGTCCTCGTGGCTATGAATTATCTGAAGATCGTCACACTTGTCAAG ATGTGAACGAGTGTAGTAATCCATACTACTATCGGCAATGCCCCTATGGATGTGAAAATACACCGGGTTCATTCCACTGTCTCTGTCCATCGGGATTCACGGCATCTAATGGCATTAACTGTGTAG ACATCGATGAATGTGAACAAAACTCAGGACGTGGTCCATGTCAAGGCAAGTGTGTGAACAAACCAGGCTCCTACGCATGCGTGTGTGACCAATCGGGGTATAAACTGGCAGCTGATGGACACAATTGTGAAG ACATTGACGAGTGTCAGGTAGAGGATACCtgccatcacaattgtcataaTCTGCCAGGTGGTTATCAATGTACCTGTAACCATGGATTCCTGATACTTCCAGATAAAAAGACTTGCGAAG GTTGTCGGCAGAATTCATACAAGAGTACAAGAGCAAATGAATGCATTGAGTGTCCACCTAATTCGCACACGGAAGGCCTTGCCAAAACAGCTCTAAGCGACTGTATCTGTAACACAGGTTTCCATGGTGATCTTAGTGAGGATTTAACATGTGAAG ATATCAACGAATGTGAAACTGATAATTATGGCTGTTTTGATCACTGCGTCAATACCCCTGGAGGAGCCTTTTGCGCATGCTCCGTTGGATTCCGCCTGGAAGAAGGAAAAGTGTGCGTTG atattgatgagtgtAGCCAAAATAACGGTGGCTGTGAACAGAAGTGTCAGAATACTGAAGGCAGCTTTTCATGTTCCTGCAAAGACGGTTATACAGTGAACCCAGAAGACCCTTATGTATGCACAG atatcaatgaatgtgaacATAACAATGGTGGATGTGACCAACGCTGTGTCAACTTTCCGGGTGGTTATCTGTGCGAATGTGATGACCAATCCATCATGGCGGAAGACAGAACAAATTGCGAAT CGGTGGTTTGCAGTGCCCTTGCTGTCCCCCCACGCGGTAAAGTCAGGCCTAGGGGAATTTGTACTGGTGAAAATCCAAACAAAGCTCTAGTGG TTGGGTCTGTGTGTACGTTTGAATGTTTGAAAGGTTATTTGCTTGAGGGCTCTGAAAAACGAATTTGTGAGAATACCGGTCGATGGTCAGGATCAGAAGCTACCTGTAAAC CTGTCCGTTGTCCAATGGTGACGCCACCAGAATTTGGCAAGGTGTTACCAAATTCATGTGAAAACACCCAAAGCCAGTATCAAACTCAGTGTATTTTTACCTGTAACGAAGGTTACGCATTGGTTGGAAATAGAGTCACTAAATGTCAACATGACAGGACCTGGAGTAAGGAGTCACCTACGTGTGTCAGAG ACCATGGTGAACCGACAATAACGTGTCCAAgtgaattgacctttgacctcgcaCCTGGAGCTGCCTTTATTATCACTTCGATACCATCACCAGTTGCTAATGTGAACACCATACATGTCAACCGTGCAACACAGGACGCCACCTTTTATCCAGGTACAACAAAGGTACACTACGCTGCACTCAGTGACGATGGCACCAAGAAGGCAACCTGTACTGTCGACGTCCACGTACTTG ATAAAGAAGCTCCAACTGTCGAGAAATGTCCGAAATCTTTCCGTATTGAGACTGGTGAACGGTATCCGAGTGAAGTCAACTGGGAGGAACCAATATTCACCGATAATGTTGGCATCATTGAAGAATGGAACTCTAGG GATCCAGGGGGAGCTTTCACATGGGGTGTATACAATGTGGTGTATTTTGTAAGAGATGCAGCTAATAACGTTGCGGAATGTACATTTGTCATTGAAATTGAAC CAAAGAGTTGTGGTCTACCGGAAGGTCCATTAAACGGTGAATCAGATTGCGTCGATTGGTTGTTTGGTAAGATATGTGACCCTGTCTGTCATGAGGGATATACGTTCTATGGCGGGCGATTGAGAACTCTTTATATGTGTGGAGCCAACGCCACGTGGTCTCCGAGTAGCAAGGCACCAGACTGCACAG AGTATACCTCAGTTGCATCAGGCGATGTAGAATGTCCTGCTGGTGCCGAACTAGTAACGACATACAGTGATCTGCACGGCCCTGCTTGCG TGAAATGTCCACGTGGTATGTTCTTAGAAAAGGACAGCAAGAAATGCACACCGTGTTCTATAGGCTATTATCAGGACGAGTTTGGTAAAACCAAATGTAAGCGATGTCCCCGTAGATTTTCCACAACAGAGGAAGGCCGAATTAGTCAGGAAGACTGCACAG AATCAATTCTAGACGAAGAATACAGTGAAGATGATACATCCGGAGACTCCCAATTTGAAATGacagttgctatggaaacaaagTAA
- the LOC144439250 gene encoding neuronal pentraxin-2-like gives MVSKVPDLYEFTLSFWMRTNDTSSYGTPVSYAHSHGPGETVIDNALTLKDYNSFVLQINGEPVYTEFRANDDANWHHVTVTWESITGVWKFYFDNQIYKSGSGLQHRHLISGGGILVVGQEQDGVGGLFNGAESFVGYLTQFFQSQYQ, from the exons ATGGTCAGTAAAGTTCCTGATCTGTACGAGTTCACATTGTCTTTCTGGATGAGAACAAACGACACGTCATCCTacggtactccagtttcctatGCCCATTCCCATGGTCCTGGTGAAACTGTCATTGACAATGCTTTGACCTTAAAGGATTATAATAGCTTTGTTCTTCAGATAAACGGTGAACCAGTTTATACAGAGTTCAGAGCAAACGA TGACGCCAATTGGCATCACGTGACTGTCACGTGGGAAAGCATAACTGGCGTTTGGAAGTTTTACTTTGATAATCAGATCTACAAGAGTGGAAGTGGTCTTCAGCATAGACATTTGATCAGCGGTGGAGGAATCTTAGTTGTGGGTCAAGAACAAGATGGTGTCGGTGGATTATTTAATGGTGCTGAATCATTTGTCGGTTATCTTACACAG TTTTTCCAAAGCCAATACCAATAG